A portion of the Adhaeribacter radiodurans genome contains these proteins:
- a CDS encoding alpha-N-arabinofuranosidase produces MNKIKLSLLFLVSGFSAFAQNSIKINPAGTGKAEVKINKHIYGHFAEHLGACIYGGFYVGENSKIPNTNGVRNDVVAALKNLKIPNLRWPGGCFADTYHWKDGIGPKEKRPTIVNTWWGGVTENNSFGTHDFLNMCELIGTEPYLAGNIGSGSVQELADWVQYTNFDGESPMSKQRRENGREKPWKVKYWGVGNEAWGCGGNMTADYYANEYRKYATFITDWNKSGDLFRIASGANSADYNWTETLMKNIPGTLLEGVALHHYSVIDWNKKGPSTDFNEQQYFTTMQKALQMEELVTKHSAIMDKYDPQKKIALVVDEWGGWYEVEPGTNPGFLYQQNTMRDAMIAGVTLNIFNNHSDRVRMANLAQAINVLQAVILTKDEKMILTPTYHVMEMYNVHQDATLLPIEIKTKDYVMGDKKLPAVSASASRDAKGLTHISLTNIDSKNAQEVSIDMPSAKNGGVTGRVLASGKLQDYNSFENPKKIQPATFKDAKLNAGKLTVKVPPFSVVVLEVK; encoded by the coding sequence ATGAATAAAATAAAATTAAGTTTGCTTTTTCTGGTCAGTGGTTTTTCTGCATTTGCCCAGAATTCTATCAAAATTAATCCGGCCGGAACAGGCAAGGCTGAAGTAAAAATTAATAAACACATTTACGGCCATTTTGCCGAACATTTAGGCGCTTGTATTTACGGTGGCTTTTACGTAGGCGAAAATTCCAAAATACCTAATACCAACGGGGTTCGGAACGATGTGGTGGCGGCCCTTAAAAATTTAAAAATTCCTAATTTACGTTGGCCGGGCGGCTGTTTTGCCGATACCTACCATTGGAAAGATGGTATTGGCCCGAAAGAAAAACGCCCCACAATTGTAAATACCTGGTGGGGTGGTGTAACCGAGAACAACAGCTTTGGTACCCACGATTTTTTAAATATGTGCGAACTTATCGGCACTGAACCTTACCTGGCCGGTAATATTGGTAGCGGCAGCGTGCAGGAACTCGCCGATTGGGTACAGTACACTAACTTCGACGGCGAAAGTCCAATGTCGAAGCAGCGTCGCGAGAACGGCCGCGAAAAGCCCTGGAAAGTTAAATACTGGGGCGTGGGTAACGAAGCCTGGGGTTGCGGCGGCAACATGACCGCGGACTATTATGCCAACGAATACCGCAAATACGCCACTTTTATTACAGATTGGAACAAATCCGGCGACTTGTTCCGGATTGCTTCCGGCGCCAATTCTGCCGATTACAACTGGACCGAAACTTTAATGAAAAATATTCCGGGTACTTTGTTAGAAGGGGTAGCCTTGCACCATTATTCGGTAATCGACTGGAATAAAAAAGGGCCTTCTACCGATTTTAACGAGCAGCAGTATTTTACCACCATGCAAAAAGCTTTGCAAATGGAAGAATTAGTAACCAAACATTCGGCCATTATGGATAAGTACGACCCACAAAAGAAAATTGCCTTAGTGGTAGATGAGTGGGGCGGCTGGTACGAAGTTGAACCGGGTACCAATCCGGGCTTTTTATATCAGCAAAATACCATGCGCGATGCCATGATTGCCGGGGTAACCTTAAACATTTTTAATAACCACAGCGACCGTGTGCGGATGGCAAATCTGGCCCAGGCTATTAACGTGTTGCAAGCCGTTATTCTGACGAAAGACGAAAAAATGATATTAACGCCTACCTACCACGTAATGGAAATGTACAACGTGCACCAGGATGCTACTTTGCTACCGATAGAAATTAAAACGAAAGATTATGTAATGGGTGATAAAAAGCTGCCGGCTGTTTCAGCCTCGGCTTCCCGCGATGCCAAAGGACTAACTCATATCTCGCTAACAAACATTGATAGTAAAAATGCTCAGGAAGTAAGCATCGATATGCCCAGTGCAAAAAATGGTGGTGTAACCGGTAGAGTATTAGCTTCCGGAAAATTGCAGGATTATAATTCTTTCGAAAACCCTAAAAAAATACAACCAGCTACTTTTAAAGATGCCAAGTTAAACGCCGGTAAATTAACCGTGAAAGTGCCGCCGTTTTCAGTTGTTGTGTTGGAAGTAAAGTAG
- a CDS encoding Gfo/Idh/MocA family protein, whose translation MKDLNDTIDSPIEGEYTRRDFLTNAGKGILAATVLSSIASCTADAQEGGSKSPTDKDIHANSVTKPIELKPLEDKSEKPQEPLPAPLEPGKRVGFALVGLGNLTLAELLPAFGACQYAKVTALVSGNPEKAKKVAKQYGVPEKSIYSYQNFDNIKNNPDVQVVYIVLPNSMHEEFTIRSAKAGKHVLCEKPMSINSQSAQRMIEACEQAGKKLMIAYRIQYEPNNKKAKEWTRSEKMGKVKVIDAANNQNQGDPGQWRLKKALAGGGSLPDIGIYCLNTIRYLLGEEPVQVTGTIYSTPNDPRFKEVEETVLFQLQFPSGVLANCTTSYGVHDAQWYRCYADKGGYFGLDPAFSYQGLQIDGAQVQDGLDLKLKSSAGEKNQFALEIDHMAQCVLQDKKPFTPGEEGLQDHLIMEAIYESARTGKPVKLKKIDKQDAFRGTSPDDLKIA comes from the coding sequence ATGAAAGACCTTAACGATACTATTGATTCTCCGATAGAAGGCGAATATACTCGCCGCGATTTTTTAACCAACGCGGGTAAAGGCATTTTGGCCGCTACCGTGCTGAGCAGCATTGCTTCCTGTACTGCCGATGCGCAGGAAGGAGGAAGTAAAAGCCCCACGGATAAAGATATTCACGCGAACTCGGTTACCAAACCCATTGAATTAAAACCACTAGAAGATAAATCGGAGAAGCCCCAGGAACCATTACCCGCCCCTTTGGAACCAGGTAAACGGGTAGGTTTTGCCTTAGTGGGCTTAGGCAACCTAACCTTGGCCGAACTGTTACCCGCTTTTGGGGCTTGCCAGTACGCCAAAGTAACGGCTTTAGTAAGCGGCAACCCCGAAAAAGCAAAAAAAGTAGCCAAGCAATACGGGGTACCGGAAAAAAGCATATACTCTTACCAGAACTTCGATAATATCAAAAATAATCCGGATGTGCAGGTAGTGTATATTGTGCTGCCTAACTCCATGCACGAAGAATTTACTATTCGGTCGGCGAAAGCCGGTAAGCATGTGCTGTGCGAAAAACCTATGTCTATTAATTCGCAGTCGGCCCAACGCATGATTGAGGCCTGCGAACAAGCCGGTAAAAAATTAATGATTGCCTACCGGATTCAATACGAGCCTAATAACAAAAAGGCTAAAGAATGGACCCGTAGCGAGAAAATGGGCAAAGTAAAAGTGATTGATGCGGCTAATAATCAAAATCAAGGCGATCCCGGACAATGGCGTTTAAAGAAAGCATTAGCCGGCGGTGGTTCCTTGCCCGACATTGGTATATATTGTTTAAATACTATCCGGTATTTGCTCGGCGAAGAACCCGTGCAAGTAACGGGTACTATTTACAGCACTCCCAACGATCCGCGGTTTAAAGAGGTAGAAGAAACCGTATTATTTCAGCTCCAGTTTCCTAGCGGGGTGCTGGCTAATTGTACTACCAGTTATGGCGTGCACGATGCGCAGTGGTACCGTTGTTATGCCGATAAAGGTGGTTATTTTGGCTTAGATCCGGCTTTTTCTTATCAGGGTTTACAGATAGATGGTGCGCAGGTGCAGGATGGATTAGACCTGAAATTAAAATCGAGTGCCGGAGAGAAGAACCAGTTTGCGTTGGAAATAGACCATATGGCGCAATGCGTACTGCAAGATAAAAAGCCTTTTACTCCCGGCGAAGAAGGCCTGCAAGACCACCTAATCATGGAAGCCATTTACGAATCGGCGAGAACCGGAAAACCCGTTAAATTAAAGAAAATAGATAAGCAAGACGCCTTTCGGGGCACGTCGCCGGATGATTTGAAAATAGCCTGA
- a CDS encoding AI-2E family transporter, whose amino-acid sequence MKTMPVTVRRSIELMGLFFLGWILVLGKPIIAPILMAFFLSMVMLPVYRFFNKHLPEVLAITLSVLVLVTVFGIIIWFFTSQISNLLADLPVIRNNINIHLSALSAWINKKTSFSPDEQVRFINQQSNRLLSYAGNLLQGAVGSVTSVLLFFALLPLYTFLILYYKNLIIRFVFLWFPKERNEHVREVLSETETIIKSYLIGLLIQITYMTVLVGGTLFLVGIKHALLIGVLFAFLNLIPYIGALIGNILGVLLTLASSQDLWPIFTVLITIAGAQFLDNNILMPRIVGSKVRINVLATLIGVFTGGAIAGIAGMFLSLPIIAILKVIFDRTDKMNQWGVLLGDERPSESPMREPQLREQNVEIRKKLEEENEIELPKTS is encoded by the coding sequence ATGAAAACTATGCCGGTTACAGTCCGTCGTTCAATTGAATTGATGGGACTGTTTTTTTTAGGTTGGATATTAGTATTGGGTAAACCCATTATTGCCCCCATCTTAATGGCTTTTTTCCTTAGCATGGTTATGTTGCCAGTTTACCGTTTTTTTAATAAACACTTACCCGAAGTATTAGCCATTACGCTTAGTGTTCTGGTACTTGTTACGGTATTTGGCATTATCATCTGGTTCTTCACCTCTCAAATCAGTAATCTATTAGCCGATTTACCGGTTATCCGCAACAATATAAACATCCACCTTTCGGCTTTAAGCGCCTGGATAAATAAGAAAACCAGCTTTTCTCCGGATGAACAAGTAAGGTTTATTAACCAGCAAAGCAACCGACTATTGAGCTATGCCGGCAATTTGCTTCAGGGAGCCGTAGGTTCCGTTACTTCGGTTTTACTTTTCTTTGCGCTCCTGCCGCTTTATACTTTTTTAATTCTTTACTATAAAAACCTGATTATACGGTTTGTATTCTTATGGTTCCCGAAAGAACGCAACGAACATGTACGGGAAGTTTTGTCGGAAACCGAAACTATAATAAAAAGTTACCTGATTGGCTTGCTCATTCAAATTACGTACATGACGGTACTGGTAGGTGGCACCTTATTTCTGGTAGGCATAAAGCACGCTTTACTTATTGGGGTACTATTCGCATTTCTAAATTTAATACCATACATCGGCGCTTTAATTGGGAATATTCTGGGCGTATTGTTAACGCTGGCTTCTTCGCAGGATTTATGGCCTATTTTTACCGTATTAATTACCATTGCCGGGGCTCAATTTCTGGATAATAATATTTTAATGCCGCGCATTGTGGGCTCAAAAGTTAGAATTAATGTACTGGCTACTTTAATAGGCGTTTTTACCGGTGGGGCTATAGCCGGAATAGCCGGTATGTTTTTGTCTTTGCCAATTATTGCTATATTAAAAGTTATATTCGACCGCACCGATAAAATGAATCAATGGGGAGTATTATTAGGTGATGAACGCCCCAGTGAAAGCCCGATGAGAGAGCCCCAACTCCGGGAGCAAAACGTAGAAATCAGAAAAAAACTGGAAGAAGAAAATGAAATAGAGCTGCCTAAAACTAGTTAA
- a CDS encoding heavy-metal-associated domain-containing protein, with product MEILKFKTNVTSQDEVNKVTPLLDKLDGISKWQISTDSEENILSISGDNVNPQQVENALTEAGFTGEFLRVLGISGEEL from the coding sequence ATGGAAATTCTAAAATTTAAGACCAACGTAACCAGTCAGGATGAGGTAAATAAAGTAACGCCACTGTTAGATAAACTAGATGGAATTAGTAAGTGGCAAATCAGTACCGATTCAGAAGAAAATATATTGAGTATTTCGGGCGATAACGTAAACCCGCAACAAGTAGAAAATGCCTTAACCGAAGCAGGATTTACCGGGGAATTTTTGCGCGTTTTAGGCATTAGCGGCGAAGAGCTATAA
- a CDS encoding DUF2721 domain-containing protein yields MNLNEALTILSAMITPAVLIVASGSLILTTSQRLSRSVERVRTLSDQLRKLIMHPEESNWFEDEHNILVELIHYASRRSRLLQQSLTILYITLGTFVAISITIGILEFSGMQHTWVLTLLTVLGAGFLFYASILLIVESQIAFRAVNYEMNTVLNRVKRYKKSKAD; encoded by the coding sequence ATGAACCTTAACGAAGCTTTAACCATCCTTTCGGCCATGATAACGCCGGCCGTACTGATAGTTGCCAGCGGTTCTTTAATCCTGACCACTTCGCAGCGCCTTAGCCGCTCCGTAGAACGGGTAAGAACCTTATCGGATCAATTGCGAAAATTAATTATGCACCCGGAAGAAAGTAATTGGTTTGAAGATGAACATAACATTTTGGTTGAGCTAATTCATTATGCCAGCAGAAGAAGCCGTTTGTTGCAGCAATCGCTTACTATCTTATATATCACCCTTGGTACTTTTGTTGCCATTAGCATTACCATTGGTATTCTGGAGTTTTCGGGCATGCAACACACCTGGGTGCTTACCCTGCTCACCGTATTGGGCGCCGGTTTTTTATTTTATGCGAGTATTTTACTTATCGTAGAATCGCAGATTGCTTTTAGAGCCGTGAATTACGAAATGAATACCGTACTAAACCGGGTAAAAAGGTATAAAAAATCGAAAGCCGACTAA
- a CDS encoding transporter produces MDISLTRNINSRWSVMVDVPLLFNSRSSLYEHGRTERGVMHSSGIGDVRVAAYRWLLNPAKHHQGNVQVGLGLKLPTGDYDYKDYWQNVGPNGIKELRTVDQSIQLGDGGTGISAEVNAFYSITTGLGVYGNFYYLANPREQNGVRTYRELVSPTLANEAIMSVPDQYMGRAGVNYSYRGIILSAGMRLEGIPVYDLIGGSGDFRRPGYIWSAEPGLTYQMKKVNLFATVPVALVRNRTQSVTDKENSAIRQTFVQGDAAFADYSVNLGFSVRL; encoded by the coding sequence ATGGATATTTCCTTAACCCGTAACATAAATAGCCGTTGGTCGGTGATGGTGGATGTGCCGTTACTCTTTAATTCGCGGTCTTCTTTGTATGAACATGGCCGTACGGAACGCGGCGTGATGCATTCATCCGGTATCGGTGATGTTCGGGTAGCGGCTTACCGCTGGCTTTTAAATCCGGCGAAGCATCATCAGGGTAATGTTCAGGTAGGTTTAGGTTTAAAACTACCCACCGGCGATTATGATTACAAAGATTACTGGCAGAATGTAGGCCCAAATGGAATTAAAGAACTGCGCACCGTTGATCAATCTATTCAATTAGGGGATGGCGGCACAGGAATATCGGCCGAGGTAAATGCTTTTTATTCTATAACCACTGGCTTAGGGGTTTATGGTAATTTTTACTACCTGGCTAATCCTCGGGAGCAAAACGGTGTGCGTACCTACCGCGAATTGGTAAGCCCTACTTTAGCCAACGAAGCTATTATGAGTGTTCCGGATCAATACATGGGTCGAGCCGGCGTTAACTACTCGTACCGGGGAATAATTTTATCTGCAGGCATGCGTTTAGAAGGTATTCCGGTTTACGATTTAATTGGCGGTAGCGGCGATTTCCGGCGTCCGGGTTACATTTGGTCAGCAGAGCCAGGCTTGACTTACCAAATGAAAAAAGTAAATCTTTTTGCTACGGTTCCGGTGGCTTTAGTCCGTAACCGCACTCAAAGTGTAACCGATAAAGAAAATTCAGCTATCCGGCAAACATTTGTGCAGGGCGATGCAGCCTTCGCCGATTATTCCGTTAACCTTGGCTTTTCAGTAAGGCTATAA
- a CDS encoding alpha-L-arabinofuranosidase C-terminal domain-containing protein produces the protein MRKNCVIACSMAIGLFTNYQESNAQTKTFTVKANEVKASVPATLWGVFFEDINLGADGGIYAELVKNRSFEFDTPLMGWKLLQKGEETGSLLVNNWGELNGANSRFIRITSKTPTGNFGFSNEGFRGMGIKKGNQYDFSVLASQQEGAVSLVIELVNSKGEKLGSTTVTPAGKPWKKYNASFTATVTEPKAVLNIYVKGQGVVDLDMISLFPKDTWKNRPNGMRADLVQLLADMKPGFLRFPGGCIVEGRTLDERFQWKKTIGPVEDRGYLINRWNTEFKHRLTTDYYQSFGLGFYEYFQLAEDIGAEPLPILNCGMACQFNTAEVVPLESLDPYVQDALDLIEFANGSADTKWGKIRSEMGHPAPFNLKMMGVGNENWGEQYIDRLKIFTQAIKAKYPNIQLVNSSGTDPNGERFDYLNGELRKMNADIIDEHYYRAPQWFLDNAKRYDNYDRKGPKIFAGEYAAQSVAIASPDNKNNWQCALSEAAFMTGLERNADVVAMASYAPLFAHAEGWQWTPDMIWVDNLKSYGTPNYQVQKLFSTNKGTNVVPLLLNNETVTGQEGYYASAVLDKNKKEIILKVVNASDKTQDTDFVIDGLNKVAAKGTVTVLRSDQLDQVNSFENPTAISPVVKDITVKNKKVKVALQPYSVNVIKLKFS, from the coding sequence ATGCGGAAAAACTGTGTAATAGCCTGTTCAATGGCCATTGGTTTATTTACTAATTACCAGGAAAGTAACGCCCAAACCAAAACATTTACGGTAAAAGCCAACGAAGTGAAAGCCTCGGTTCCGGCTACTTTATGGGGAGTTTTCTTCGAAGATATTAACCTGGGAGCAGATGGGGGAATTTACGCTGAATTAGTAAAAAATCGCTCTTTTGAGTTCGATACTCCTTTAATGGGTTGGAAATTGCTGCAAAAAGGAGAAGAAACAGGCAGTTTGCTGGTAAATAACTGGGGCGAGTTAAACGGGGCAAATTCACGTTTTATCCGGATTACTTCTAAAACCCCAACCGGTAATTTTGGTTTCTCAAACGAAGGCTTCCGGGGAATGGGCATTAAGAAGGGAAATCAGTATGATTTTTCTGTTTTAGCCAGCCAACAAGAAGGTGCTGTTTCGCTGGTAATAGAATTAGTAAATAGTAAAGGCGAAAAATTAGGATCAACCACGGTTACGCCGGCTGGTAAACCCTGGAAAAAATATAATGCCAGCTTTACCGCTACTGTTACCGAACCCAAAGCCGTTTTAAATATTTATGTTAAAGGACAGGGAGTGGTGGATCTGGATATGATTTCTTTGTTTCCGAAAGATACCTGGAAAAACCGGCCTAATGGTATGCGTGCTGATTTAGTGCAACTTTTAGCCGATATGAAACCAGGCTTTTTACGCTTTCCGGGTGGTTGTATTGTAGAAGGCCGGACGTTAGACGAACGTTTTCAGTGGAAGAAAACCATTGGTCCGGTGGAAGACCGGGGCTATTTGATTAACCGCTGGAACACCGAATTTAAACACCGCCTTACCACCGATTACTATCAATCGTTTGGTTTAGGTTTTTACGAATATTTTCAATTGGCTGAAGATATTGGGGCCGAGCCGCTTCCTATTTTAAACTGTGGCATGGCCTGTCAGTTTAACACCGCCGAAGTAGTACCGCTGGAAAGTTTAGATCCTTACGTGCAGGATGCCCTGGATTTAATTGAATTTGCGAACGGCTCTGCGGATACAAAATGGGGTAAAATACGGTCCGAAATGGGTCATCCGGCGCCATTTAATTTAAAAATGATGGGCGTGGGTAACGAAAACTGGGGAGAGCAGTACATCGACCGGTTAAAGATTTTTACCCAAGCCATCAAGGCTAAATACCCCAATATTCAACTAGTGAATAGCTCGGGTACTGACCCGAATGGCGAGCGTTTTGATTATTTAAATGGCGAGCTACGGAAAATGAACGCCGATATTATTGACGAACATTATTACCGGGCACCGCAGTGGTTCCTGGATAATGCCAAACGTTACGACAACTACGACCGCAAAGGACCTAAAATATTTGCCGGCGAATATGCCGCACAAAGTGTAGCCATTGCTAGTCCTGATAATAAAAACAACTGGCAATGCGCTCTCTCCGAAGCAGCCTTTATGACGGGTTTGGAGCGCAACGCCGATGTAGTAGCCATGGCGTCGTATGCTCCTTTGTTTGCCCACGCCGAAGGCTGGCAATGGACTCCCGATATGATTTGGGTAGATAATTTAAAATCCTACGGTACGCCTAATTACCAGGTGCAGAAATTATTTTCGACTAACAAAGGAACGAACGTAGTACCCTTATTACTCAACAACGAAACCGTAACCGGTCAGGAGGGTTATTACGCTTCGGCGGTACTGGATAAAAATAAAAAAGAGATAATCTTGAAAGTAGTAAATGCTTCGGATAAAACCCAAGATACGGATTTTGTAATTGATGGCTTAAACAAAGTAGCTGCAAAAGGCACCGTAACCGTACTGCGTAGCGACCAACTGGACCAGGTAAACTCTTTTGAAAATCCAACAGCCATTAGCCCGGTAGTAAAAGATATAACCGTAAAAAATAAAAAAGTAAAGGTAGCGCTTCAGCCTTATTCCGTGAACGTGATCAAGCTAAAGTTTTCTTAA
- a CDS encoding asparagine synthetase B: MIKRFTLLLFIFWLVGFPSFASRILVAMDDTQKDHLKAYGVTYWVLQHEQEADWLLNYRGGSFGFQHAPETENELRVRGVSYEVISDAQYNQIVAQIAAPDANMDVIKLEKAPRIAIYSPKIKQPWDDAVMLVLTYAEIPYDLLFDEEVLEEKLLKYDWLHLHHEDFTGQYGKSVRWQWNQDWFQAQKQESEALAKRFNFAKVPQMKLAVVQKIKAFVAGGGFMFAMCSATDTYDIALAANGVDMVDALFDGDGVDPQAQQKLDFTKTFAFKDFTIVSSPYDGEFSSIDNQRRERNVYQDNDFFSLFTFSAKWDQIPTMLTQNHEKIIKGFMGQTTAFKKQYVKSEVVIMGENKVANEVRYMHGTVAKGTWTFYGGHDPEDYQHMPGEDPTDLALHPNSPGYRLILNNILFPAAKKKKPKT; encoded by the coding sequence ATGATAAAACGTTTTACGCTGCTTTTATTTATATTCTGGTTGGTGGGTTTCCCCTCGTTCGCCTCCCGAATACTCGTTGCCATGGACGACACGCAGAAAGACCACCTGAAAGCGTATGGCGTTACTTACTGGGTTTTACAGCATGAGCAGGAAGCCGACTGGCTTCTGAATTACCGCGGCGGTAGTTTTGGTTTCCAGCACGCCCCAGAAACGGAAAATGAACTGCGGGTGCGGGGTGTTTCTTACGAAGTAATTTCGGATGCCCAATACAACCAGATAGTGGCCCAGATTGCTGCCCCGGATGCCAATATGGATGTAATAAAACTAGAAAAAGCGCCCCGTATTGCCATTTACTCACCTAAAATAAAGCAACCCTGGGACGATGCCGTTATGCTGGTGTTAACCTACGCCGAAATACCTTACGATTTACTTTTCGACGAAGAAGTATTAGAAGAAAAATTATTAAAATACGATTGGCTGCACTTGCACCACGAAGACTTTACGGGGCAATACGGAAAATCGGTTCGGTGGCAATGGAACCAAGATTGGTTTCAGGCGCAAAAGCAGGAATCCGAAGCATTGGCTAAAAGATTTAATTTTGCCAAAGTACCGCAAATGAAACTGGCCGTAGTGCAAAAAATTAAAGCCTTTGTGGCAGGAGGTGGGTTTATGTTCGCGATGTGTTCGGCCACTGATACGTATGATATTGCCCTGGCCGCTAACGGAGTAGATATGGTAGATGCCCTATTTGATGGTGATGGCGTGGACCCGCAAGCGCAGCAGAAACTGGATTTTACAAAAACGTTTGCTTTTAAAGATTTTACCATTGTGTCCAGTCCATACGACGGGGAATTTTCGAGTATTGATAACCAGCGCCGGGAGCGGAATGTGTATCAGGATAACGATTTTTTCTCGCTGTTTACTTTTTCGGCTAAATGGGACCAGATTCCGACCATGCTCACCCAAAATCACGAAAAAATTATCAAAGGTTTTATGGGGCAGACCACCGCTTTTAAAAAGCAATATGTGAAATCGGAGGTGGTAATAATGGGCGAGAACAAAGTAGCCAATGAGGTGCGCTACATGCATGGTACCGTAGCCAAAGGTACCTGGACTTTTTACGGTGGCCACGACCCCGAAGATTATCAGCACATGCCCGGCGAAGATCCTACTGATTTGGCTCTTCATCCTAACTCACCAGGTTATCGCCTTATTTTAAATAATATTCTATTTCCAGCCGCTAAAAAGAAGAAGCCTAAAACTTAG
- a CDS encoding sugar phosphate isomerase/epimerase family protein yields the protein MQRRNFVKSLALGATSLSILPNLEPFLPPKSLGVQLWNIREYLKKDVTGSLAKLAKLGYNQLELFGYDGTYWGKTPKEFSKICTDLGFTIISAHFETGRIDKAKGTLWYGWDKAVEDTALMNIPYMVCAWLFKEERTSLDLYKELADKLNKAGEACQKVKIQLGYHSHNFEFPAIDGIVPYDLLLERTDKDLLKMEADLFWITKAGVDPVAYFQKHPGRFPLWHVKDMERGSEQFAEVGHGVINFDRIFAAREIAGLKYWFVEQDQTSREPFESLAMSRDYILKKKY from the coding sequence ATGCAAAGAAGAAATTTTGTAAAATCGCTTGCACTAGGGGCTACGAGCCTTTCTATACTGCCTAACCTGGAGCCTTTTCTCCCACCAAAATCATTAGGCGTTCAACTCTGGAATATCCGGGAATATCTTAAAAAAGATGTAACCGGCTCTTTAGCTAAGCTGGCTAAATTAGGTTATAACCAATTAGAACTCTTTGGTTATGATGGTACTTACTGGGGCAAAACTCCGAAAGAATTTAGTAAAATTTGTACCGACTTAGGCTTTACTATTATAAGCGCTCACTTTGAAACCGGCCGCATTGATAAAGCCAAAGGTACTTTGTGGTATGGTTGGGATAAAGCCGTAGAAGATACCGCTCTCATGAACATTCCGTATATGGTTTGTGCCTGGTTATTTAAAGAAGAGCGCACCAGCCTTGACCTTTATAAAGAATTAGCCGATAAGTTAAACAAAGCGGGCGAGGCTTGCCAAAAAGTAAAAATCCAGTTAGGTTATCATAGCCATAATTTTGAATTTCCGGCAATAGACGGCATTGTTCCTTATGATCTTTTATTGGAACGCACAGATAAAGATTTACTAAAAATGGAAGCCGATCTTTTCTGGATTACCAAAGCGGGCGTAGATCCGGTAGCTTATTTCCAGAAACATCCCGGGCGGTTTCCGTTGTGGCATGTAAAAGATATGGAAAGAGGTTCGGAGCAATTTGCCGAAGTGGGCCACGGTGTTATTAATTTCGACCGGATTTTTGCCGCCAGGGAAATAGCCGGATTAAAGTATTGGTTTGTAGAGCAAGACCAAACCAGCCGCGAACCTTTCGAAAGCTTGGCAATGAGCCGGGATTATATTTTAAAGAAAAAATACTGA